In one window of Drosophila innubila isolate TH190305 chromosome 2L unlocalized genomic scaffold, UK_Dinn_1.0 4_B_2L, whole genome shotgun sequence DNA:
- the LOC117780818 gene encoding endoplasmic reticulum resident protein 44-like produces MFLTLLLMPPLFLMAQTESLTVSSLNSSPIEPHVLQITKSNFNITLQANDVVFINFYADWCHFSARLAPIFETAAIRLAEDLPKSAKVRLGRVDCMSEVELSNLCAITKFPTLRIFYRGHPLRREYRGKRSVEALVEYVKKQFQFAIKRFNDMEQLEMINVKRRSVIGFFDNRKKPEFAIFEQLAERYKHDCDFYQRVGPKLDNVSYTQRMPTIVYRPDTARTHATDELFLGDMTNKSVFEAWLLKKCVPLVREVDFGNVEEIIEQGLPLLVLFHMPNDMSSVKDFKSIVEMQLTDCGQFNFVTVDGLKFEHSVHHMGKTHRDLPIIAIDSLKLMYPYPHFRDMYIPGHLKQFVDTFNSQHLNLQLNITNTTNNENKKPSNSTFRYLGPSKYRYTLIGHDEL; encoded by the coding sequence ATGTTTTTAACGTTGCTGCTGATGCCTCCGTTGTTTTTGATGGCACAGACGGAGTCATTGACAGTATCATCATTAAACTCATCGCCAATAGAACCGCATGTATTGCAGATCACTAAATCCAACTTTAATATCACATTGCAGGCGAATGATGTGGTCTTTATCAACTTCTATGCGGATTGGTGTCATTTCAGTGCTCGATTGGCGCCGATCTTTGAGACTGCGGCCATTAGGTTGGCCGAGGATCTTCCAAAGTCGGCAAAGGTGCGTTTGGGTCGCGTGGATTGTATGAGCGAGGTGGAGCTATCGAATCTTTGTGCCATCACCAAGTTTCCCACGTTGCGTATATTTTATCGTGGTCATCCATTGCGTCGGGAGTATCGAGGAAAACGTTCGGTTGAGGCACTTGTGGAGTATGTAAAAAAACAGTTTCAGTTTGCGATTAAAAGATTTAATGATATGGAACAGCTGGAAATGATCAATGTGAAGAGACGTTCGGTAATTGGATTCTTCGACAATCGTAAGAAACCGGAATTTGCCATCTTTGAACAGTTGGCGGAGCGTTACAAACACGACTGTGATTTCTATCAAAGAGTTGGGCCTAAGCTGGACAACGTTTCGTATACGCAACGTATGCCGACTATAGTCTATCGCCCAGATACAGCACGCACACATGCTACAGATGAACTTTTTTTGGGCGATATGACCAATAAATCAGTGTTCGAGGCGTGGCTCTTGAAGAAGTGTGTGCCCTTAGTTCGGGAGGTGGACTTTGGCAATGTGGAAGAAATAATTGAGCAGGGGCTGCCGCTCTTAGTGCTCTTCCATATGCCCAATGATATGAGCTCGGTGAAGGATTTCAAGTCCATTGTCGAAATGCAATTGACCGATTGTGGTCAGTTCAATTTTGTTACCGTCGATGGATTGAAATTTGAGCATTCCGTGCATCACATGGGAAAAACACATCGAGATCTGCCCATAATTGCCATTGATTCCCTTAAGTTAATGTATCCATATCCGCATTTCAGGGACATGTATATACCAGGACATCTCAAGCAGTTTGTCGACACCTTTAATAGTCAACATTTGAATCTCCAGCTGAATATTACGAATACGACGAATAACGAAAATAAGAAGCCCTCGAATTCCACATTTCGATATCTGGGACCTTCCAAGTATCGTTATACTCTGATCGGACATGACGAGCTCTGA
- the LOC117779869 gene encoding lipase member H-A isoform X2, which translates to MVTYLTRDFNVITVDWRPLTRYPCYLHSLINTRLTAQCTAQVYSFLTHYGATREKITCVGHSLGAHICGMISNHLTKKQYRIIGLDPARPLIERKKSNQFRLSIDDASVIQVIHTNAGYLGQEDNTGHLNYCVNGGRIQPFCKGNPIRRYRCSHFMSVCYLATATLKHSKFMGVPCPNGCVNLKGPKRLPVNGRINPFEFVSLLRDYKIGIDAPDDARGCICIDVPYAKHCPFTDA; encoded by the exons ATGGTTA CATATTTGACGCGTGACTTTAATGTGATCACTGTGGATTGGCGACCTCTAACACGATATCCATGTTATCTCCACTCGCTTATCAACACGCGTCTTACGGCACAGTGTACGGCTCAGGTGTATTCATTTCTCACTCATTATGGCGCCACCCGTGAGAAGATCACCTGTGTGGGACATTCTTTAGGCGCTCACATCTGTGGCATGATTAGCAATCATTTGACTAAGAAACAGTATCGCATTATCGGCTTAGATCCAGCGCGTCCACTTATCGAGCGCAAGAAAAGCAATCAATTTCGTTTATCGATTGATGACGCGAGTGTCATACAGGTGATTCATACAAACGCGGGTTATTTGGGTCAGGAGGATAATACGGGCCATCTGAATTATTGTGTAAATGGCGGTCGCATACAGCCCTTCTGCAAAGGAAATCCTATTA GACGCTACCGCTGCTCCCATTTTATGAGTGTTTGTTATTTGGCCACGGCCACCTTAAAGCACAGCAAGTTTATGGGCGTGCCCTGTCCAAATGGCTGTGTGAACCTAAAAGGTCCCAAGCGTCTGCCAGTTAACGGTAGAATCAATCCGTTTGAGTTTGTTTCCCTGCTGCGAGATTACAAAATAGGAATCGACGCGCCCGACGA CGCTCGTGGCTGTATTTGCATTGATGTGCCGTATGCCAAGCATTGTCCGTTTACAGATGCCTAG
- the LOC117779869 gene encoding lipase member H-B isoform X1 has product MRFLIVICLLTLISKDVKSLLLNQMDWKNLLNSGALDLNVLRCFLRDKNFCPSPYIEHRLYAPNGPRSGLPLSIKNPLTLYKGGFNKQRETVFIVHGFNGTAIDKHLQFLRDAYLTRDFNVITVDWRPLTRYPCYLHSLINTRLTAQCTAQVYSFLTHYGATREKITCVGHSLGAHICGMISNHLTKKQYRIIGLDPARPLIERKKSNQFRLSIDDASVIQVIHTNAGYLGQEDNTGHLNYCVNGGRIQPFCKGNPIRRYRCSHFMSVCYLATATLKHSKFMGVPCPNGCVNLKGPKRLPVNGRINPFEFVSLLRDYKIGIDAPDDARGCICIDVPYAKHCPFTDA; this is encoded by the exons ATGAGGTTTCTAATTGTAATCTGCCTTTTAACGCTTATTTCCAAAG ATGTGAAAAGTCTGCTGCTAAACCAAATGGATTGGAAAAATCTGCTAAACAGCGGAGCATTGGATTTGAATGTCTTGCGCTGTTTTCTGCGCGATAAAAACTTTTGCCCCAGTCCCTATATCGAGCATCGTCTGTATGCACC CAATGGTCCGCGCAGTGGGCTGCCGTTGAGCATCAAAAATCCGTTGACCCTGTACAAGGGCGGGTTCAACAAGCAACGCGAGACGGTCTTCATAGTGCATGGATTCAATGGAACAGCGATTGACAAGCATCTGCAGTTTCTGAGGGATG CATATTTGACGCGTGACTTTAATGTGATCACTGTGGATTGGCGACCTCTAACACGATATCCATGTTATCTCCACTCGCTTATCAACACGCGTCTTACGGCACAGTGTACGGCTCAGGTGTATTCATTTCTCACTCATTATGGCGCCACCCGTGAGAAGATCACCTGTGTGGGACATTCTTTAGGCGCTCACATCTGTGGCATGATTAGCAATCATTTGACTAAGAAACAGTATCGCATTATCGGCTTAGATCCAGCGCGTCCACTTATCGAGCGCAAGAAAAGCAATCAATTTCGTTTATCGATTGATGACGCGAGTGTCATACAGGTGATTCATACAAACGCGGGTTATTTGGGTCAGGAGGATAATACGGGCCATCTGAATTATTGTGTAAATGGCGGTCGCATACAGCCCTTCTGCAAAGGAAATCCTATTA GACGCTACCGCTGCTCCCATTTTATGAGTGTTTGTTATTTGGCCACGGCCACCTTAAAGCACAGCAAGTTTATGGGCGTGCCCTGTCCAAATGGCTGTGTGAACCTAAAAGGTCCCAAGCGTCTGCCAGTTAACGGTAGAATCAATCCGTTTGAGTTTGTTTCCCTGCTGCGAGATTACAAAATAGGAATCGACGCGCCCGACGA CGCTCGTGGCTGTATTTGCATTGATGTGCCGTATGCCAAGCATTGTCCGTTTACAGATGCCTAG
- the LOC117779870 gene encoding replication termination factor 2: MGCDGGTIPRRDELVRVKQKPEQKDKDAEREFRWLHCALTQQRLQEPIVMCTMGRLYSKQSVIERLLEKEKMPETSVHVRTMKDIKTLQLTANPAFTEEDKTEGLLDTRHAPYICKLIGLEMSGKFRFVALWSCGCVMSERALKQIKGSTASTCPLCQLPYSLEDVIVLNGNEEDLELMKVKCEMRAAKRKSAKKDKKESKKTETSVKSDPAAETTETVPTTVKEEQPSSSSSHKLKALANPKRLGAVNAMQDPEMKRLKTDFSVAKDPKASDVYKSLFTSHKTDKEQERAHWITYNPFYN; this comes from the exons ATGGGATGTGATGGTGGCACTATACCTAGACGTGATGAACTTGTGCGCGTAAAGCAGAAACCTGAACAG AAAGATAAAGATGCGGAGCGTGAATTTCGCTGGTTGCACTGTGCCCTGACCCAACAGCGACTGCAGGAGCCCATTGTTATGTGTACCATGGGACGCCTCTACTCCAAGCAGAGTGTCATTGAGCGTTTGCTGGAGAAAGAAAAGATGCCAGAGACTTCAGTTCATGTGCGCACCATGAAGGACATCAAAACATTGCAGTTGACAGCAAATCCTGCATTCACCGAGGAGGACAAAACCGAGGGACTGTTGGACACACGCCATGCGCCCTACATATGCAAACTGATTGGTCTCGAGATGTCGGGCAAGTTCCGCTTTGTCGCCCTGTGGAGCTGCGGCTGCGTCATGTCGGAGCGTGCTCTAAAGCAGATCAAAGGGAGCACGGCAAGCACTTGTCCACTGTGCCAGTTGCCTTACAGCCTCGAGGATGTGATTGTGCTCAATGGCAATGAGGAGGACTTGGAGCTGATGAAAGTCAAATGTGAAATGCGCGCAGCCAAGCGCAAGTCCGCCAAAAAGGACAAAAAGGAATCGAAGAAAACAGAGACCAGCGTCAAGTCAGACCCCGCTGCTGAGACTACTGAGACTGTCCCCACTACCGTCAAGGAAGAGCAAccctccagcagcagcagccacaaatTGAAAGCTTTGGCTAATCCCAAACGCCTTGGCGCAGTTAATGCTATGCAAGATCCAGAAATGAAGCGTTTGAAAACTGATTTCAGCGTGGCCAAAGATCCCAAGGCCAGTGATGTCTACAAATCTCTGTTCACCAGCCACAAAACTGACAAGGAACAGGAACGCGCTCACTGGATCACCTACAATCCATTTTACaattag